The Rhizoctonia solani chromosome 4, complete sequence genome contains a region encoding:
- a CDS encoding 5-formyltetrahydrofolate cyclo-ligase, producing MSIPSTVKAQKAALRQTVLHARSLLSPLEVKSGSESITKRFVETQNFRESKAVSCFLSMSGEVDTDGIVREVLRTGKTLYVPRMNGRVIDMLRVYDLRDLDALPSGKWGIQEPEPVKDGEPRQDAMQAGDLDLIVMPGVAFDDKLARLGYGRGYYDRFVNTYAEKFGAARTPKLFGVALDAQIVGTGEIPLESHDRILDAVITPTDDYGRIQ from the exons ATGAGCATTCCTTCCACCGTCAAAGCCCAAAAGGCGGCTCTCCGACAAACCGTTCTTCATGCTCGCTCCTTGCTCTCGCCCTTGGAGGTTAAAAGCGGCT CCGAGTCGATTACTAAAAGATTCGTTGAGACGCAGAACTTTAGAGAAAGCAAGGCGGTGAGTTGCTTTTTGAGCATGTCAGGAGAGGTAGATACGGACGGGATTGTTCGGGAAGTTTTACGAACTG GGAAAACTTTATACGTGCCTCGAATGAATGGCCGAGTCATTGACATGCTGCGAGTGTATGACCTCAGAGACCTTGATGCACTTCCATCGGGAAAGTGGGGTATCCAGGAACCTGAGCCTGTGAAGGATGGCGAACCAAGACAGGATG CCATGCAAGCTGGGGATCTTGACTTGATTGTCATGCCAG GTGTTGCGTTTGACGACAAACTTGCCCGGTTGGGATATGGTCGAG GGTACTATGATCGGTTTGTAAACACTTATGCCGAGAAATTTGGGGCTGCCCGGACACCTAAACTAT TTGGAGTGGCGTTAGATGCGCAAATAGTTGGCACTGGGGAGATCCCTCTCGAGTCTCACGATAGGATCCTTGACGCAGTGATAACGCCTACTGATGATTATGGTCGAATCCAATGA